Sequence from the uncultured Bacteroides sp. genome:
TCCATCAAAGCTATACAAACTTTGTATTTCTGATTCCATTGTGGTATATTGGTGGGACAATATCCAAATCCCAAATTACGCCACTGATGATGTACGGTAATCATTTGGCCCATTTTAGCTGTTTTAGCAATAATAACCTCTACGGGATACAGACGATAACCGCCTTTTTTTACGAAGTCCTGGACCAGATCAAAGGATGTACCGAACCAAGAACGTACCTCATCACCTATACGAAAATCCATCATATTGACATGAGCATTCTTACTCTCTATGTATTCCCCTCTTCTTACATCACGAGAATGATTCTGACGGTATTCACCACAAGGATCAATCCAATAACGATGTTGCCCTCCGGTAATCCATCCACCTTCCATGATGATGGGACGGCGGAAACGCCATTTTTTCGCAAAATCCTTTTCCCAATCCTGATAATAGCCAGTCATTCCAAAGGCATCATGACGAATACTGTAGCCTTTTGCAATAGCACTCTCAAGCATCCTCTTGCTATCAACGTGGGGCTTTGTCCAACTGATAGTATCACCCACCAATCTGTGGTAGTTAATAACAAGAGGTACATGCTTGAAAACACGCGCATAGGCATCTGTTATCCAATCAAAAACCTTTACCTTATTACTATAATCTTGATATTTTACACCATGAGCTTCCCCCCATTTTCCCAAGCCATAGGCATCTATGAAATCCACTTTATCAGGATCATCAAATGCAGAGGCAAAAGCCTGAAGAAATTTCTCATACTTCTGCTGGAAAATAACATCATCGGGATAAGGTGACCACACTTTGGGATTACCCGAATCCTGGAAACCTTTTGCACCGGCTTCTTTTACATAAAGGGGGGTATTCTGTCCTTGGTCACGGCTGTCCACATTGATACGAAAAGCTAACCGCATATTGCGTTTCTGTACACTGGCAAATAACTTACTGATACGAGACTGGGGATCATTCCAAACATATTTTCCTTCTTCCGGCTCTAACATATTCCAGTTGGTGCGGATATAACAAGTACCGGCAAAATCCGAAACACATACAATAGAATCTCCCTCATTTATTGGCATGGAATCATAGCCTTGTTTCTCCCAAAAGTTTTCATCCCAAGTTCTTCCAAGATAAATCACCCATCCGGAAAGTGGATTTTTCAAAACGGATACCGTATCAGGGGTGATTTGTACCTTCACGGATTGTGCCTGCATAATTCCCCAAACATTCACCAAAAGAATGATGGTAACAAATCGTAAGAATGTGTGTATTTTCATCTCTAAATAGTATTAAAAAGGGTATAAAATCCCCTTACCCCAAAGGGCACGTTGGAAATTTATTGTAAATTGATGATTGATTATTTTCGAACTAAACGAATGGTGTTACCATTTACAAGCATTTTTATTCCGGTCATTTCCCGAATAGTAGACAGCACTTTCGTAACTGAATCCTCCAATACCAGCTTCCCATAAAGTTTATTGGATGAAATGTCATTTTCACACTCAATGGTAACACCATAATAATGACTGAGTCTCTTGGCGAGAGACCGAATACACTCACCATCCAAATTTATCATTCCGTCCATCCAACAGGTATACTCATCGGTGTTAACTTCTTTCTTCTGCGTAAAACCTCCATCCTTCACATCTACCAACTCATTAGGTTTCATCCGTACACGATCGTGATTGGCTGTATTCAACTCTACGGCTCCCTGTACCAAGACTACATGTGACTCGGCTGCATCGTAATTAGATACATTGAATTTCGTTCCAAGTACTTTTACGTTGAAGTTATCTGAATTCACGATAAAAGGATGTTCGGCGTCATGCGCAACATCAAAATAGGCTTCTCCCTTTATATATATTTCGCGAGTGGAACCCTTGAAAACTTTGGGATATCTTACTATAGTGCGGGAATTGGCTACAATCTTGGTTCCATCAGTCAACAGAAGGGTCATCTTTTCACCTCTAGGCACTACCAGTTCTTCCTGATAGATACCGTTCTGAGACTTGACTTGAGAGGTCAGACTGATTCCGATATCATTGATATTCTCATCCATATAACCCAATTTTATGCCTATTACGAGCACCAGGCAGGCTGCTACGGAAATAGAAAGGACTAACAAACGACGATGTTTACGACGTCTCTCTTCCTCACGAATCTTTCGAAATGCCTTATGCTTTATTGATGATATATCCACATTTATTTGGGTGCTATTATCAATGAAGGATTTCAACTTGGCATCCTCCACCGATTCTCCATATTTATAATCTTTTATATTCTTATCCATACCTGTTGCTTTCTATTTAATAAGACGCTAAGAAGAAAATAATCTATAGGTGTCTTATCGTCTTTTTTAACCTTGTACTAATTTTTTTTTCAAAACATTCATGGCGAAACTTATATGGTAGTTTACTGTCGCCAGTGAAATCTGCAACATATTGGCAATCTCGGCATAGGGTATCTTCTCAATTTTTGCCAGGAAAAAGACATGTTTGCATTTGGGCGGTAAACTCTCAATGGCTGTATTCAAACCTTCCATCTCTTCGTTTGAAATCAAATCATCCATGGGACTCTCCATAATCGGGAATGAAAAATTCTCCAACTCATCAAAAGACATATCTTTATTGCGTTTCATCTCTTTGCGCAAATAAGAAATCGACTTCCGATAAACTACAGTATTCAACCAACTGGTAATATTTTCTATTTCTATAAGGGTCTTGCGTGACTTCCAGACTTCAAGAAATACGTCACTGACCACTTCTTCTGACATCTCATTATTGCTAAGGATGCCAAAAGCATGGTAGTACATACTCTTTGAATGACGGTTCATGAAACTGTTAAATGCAAGTTCATTACCTTTTGATATCAACAAAAGCTCCCTTTCTTGGTCTTCCATTACTAGATTATTTTGATTGCTAACATCCGTTTTTAAGTCCAATCTGTCGACTCAACTTTATATAACTACTATTAATGACGCAGAAATTTAAATAATATATAGGTGTTTTAACAGAAAAAATCATATACTAAAAATATTTATTTATTTTAAGATACTTATCTGTGATTGATAGAATATCATCATAATAATTAGTCAGGGGTTTACGATAATAGAAAATAGGATGATGACAATTTTCAAAAAGATGAAATTCACAGATATTTCCGTAGCTTCTTACTTTCTCACAAAATTCGAGGGCTTTATTCCTCGGAGTAAATTCATCCTTAGAACCTATTATATATAACATAGGTGGCATGTCTGGATGAAGCATCTTTGTCAGATAGGAAACGACCGGATAATAAAGAACAAGCGAGTTGGGGCGCGATATTTTTTCAGCACTGTCTTTGCCTATACAGCCAAGCATGGTTGCCAATCCACCACCCGCTGATGCACCGGCCACTACAATTCGATTAGGGTCTATTCCTAGCTTTTTAGCATGTTCCCTCACCCAACGAACAGCATCCTTTGCATCTTGAAAGGCATCTTCTCTTGTATTATGGTAAAGATAGGAAATGCGATAATCAAAAGAAATGGCAACCATTCCTCGAGCGGCATAGTGTGAACATTCTCTATAGAACTGCAAAGGACTGCCAACTGTCCAACCTCCAGCAAAAAAATAGAGAATTGCAGCATGTACCCCATCCTTCTTGGGACGAAAGATATGAGCTTTGAGACTATCTCCTATTGAGATTGCTTTATAAGAACAAAGCTCAACCTTAAATTTCAGAGGCGGCTCTTTTAACTGATGGCGCAAAGATTCAAACCAAACGGAAGCCATCTGTTCACGTCCCAACTCGTTGGGATGTACGTAGTCTTGTATGGCCATCTTCTGCCAATCAAAAGTCTCATACTGGTCAACCAGAATAATTTGTTTTGACTGCATCGAATCCACTAGCACCTCGATCGCTCGATTTAGCTCCGGTATATAGGAGTATTTGGGGAGTTTTCCACTGGGTATAACCTTTGCCAGTAATATGCAAACTTTTGGATTGATGGCAATAAGTTTACGAATGATGGATTGATATGCTTTTATCATTCCGGTGATAGGCTTCTCCTCTTCAAAATGGTTATGCCCAGCATGAATCAATACAAAATCTGAAGGATACTTACGATAGATGCTGTCTGTAATGGATTCAAGAAATTCAACATTTTTGCCACCAAATCCGCAATGAGCTAATTTCCCGATACGACATGCAGACTCTCTTGGTCCAACAAAATCAAATTCATAACCGGCAGAAAACAATTTTTCCCATAATGGATAAAGGTAGGAAGAGAAGGTACTACCACCCTCGGTGATAGAATCGCCTAACCCCATCACTGTAAAACGAGGCTGTTTCTCTTGTCCAAACAGGGTTATACCGGAAAAGAGGAACAAGATTGACATACAGATAAATAGTCTATTCTTCATCATTACTTGACATAAATAGTTAGATATATCTAATAAGACGCAGGAAAGGAAAAAACCAATAGGTCATCCTTCAAAAATCTAATGTTTGATTTAGAGCTCAGTTGGCCTAAAAAAAGGGTATTAATGCAATTTCATTTCCAATATGCACATAAAGATTTATATATGGGTGAATATAACCAATACTATATGGAAACTTGTATCGTGAATGTATCACGCTGCTTTTTTGAGATGCAAATCTAAAGTAAAAATCATCTTTAGACAAGCTTTTATTTGCATAAATAAGGCTCATACCGAAAACCTGTGGGGAATATCTTTTAATTTTATATCTTTGCCCATAAAAAAGATATACACGATGAGTTACGATGATTTACTCCGCTTTATCCTTCCTGATGGTCTGTTTGATTACTTTGAGTTGGTTGACTTTAAACCAGGTGATGAAAAAGTCCATATCCACTTTGATGAACAGAATATTCTTCCAGAAGAATATTCCACTGATAAGTTAGAAAGCAAAGGTTTTTATGAAGAGATAAAGATGTATGATTTTCCGATTCGTGGTCGTAGCTGCATTCTTCATATTCGTCGTCGTCGCTGGTATAATCATACCCAGGAAAAGTTAGTAACCCGCAATTGGGAATTAGTTGCTCAAGGTACGCGAATCAGTGAAGAATTCGCGTCTTTTTTAAAAGCTATGGATCGACTCTCACGCCATTAGCATTGCTTCCTTAGCTATCCATTATGGCCTTGATGAGAAACAATTAGAGGCTCAGTACAAGAATCATCTTAGCAATTTTAAGTCTTGGAATCAACAAGAACATGCTCATGACTGGGTATTGTTTCCTGAGAATATTGGTTCTCAAATTAGTATTGATGAGACATCGCTCTCACAAGGAGAGCTTTACACTATTGTAACCAATAAATCCGGCAAGGGGCGTAAGGGTAGTCTGATAGCTATGGTTAAGGGAACTGATGTTGAAACTGTTTGTGCTGTACTTATGCGTCTATCCCGACGTATTCGCTGGAAAGTTCGGGAAGTTACATTGGATATGGCTTCTAATATGGAGAAAATAATACATCGTTGCTTTCCCCCTGCCAGGCAAGTGACAGACCGTTTTCATGTTCAAAAGCTGGCTTATGAAGCAGTACAGGAGATGCGAATAAAACATCGTTGGAATGCTATAGATAATGAATCCAATGCACTGGCCTTAGCTAAAGCAAAGGGAGAATCTTTCAGACAAGTAATTTTCGAAAATGGAGATACTTGTAAGCAGTTGCTGGCAAGAAGTCGTTATTTACTCTTTAAAAAAGAATCTTTGTGGGGACCTTCACAAAGAACCAGGGCTGCTATTTTGTTTAGGGAATATCCAGATATAAAGAAAGCCTACTACCTCTCACAACAATTAGGGCTTATCTATCATCAGTGTTATCAGAAAGAGGTGGCGTTAACAAGGTTGGCAAGGTGGTATGACCAAGTAGATAATTCCGGCTTCTTATCTTTTGGGACTGTAGCAAGGTCTATTCAAACACACTATGCTAATATTATAAACTATTTTGAGAATCGAGCTACGAATGCTTCGGCTGAATCATTCAATGCAAAGATTAAAGCTTTTAGAACCGCACTAAGAGGTGTAAGAGATATAAAATTCTTTATATTTAGAATATGCAATATTTTTGCTTAAAATATAAATCCCACAGGTTTTCGGTATGATCCATAAATAATTACCAACTGGATTTTAGGGTTGATTCAGCATTAACATTCTCTCAATTCCGATTATGGTTCCGATAAAAAAAACAAGGTCCAATTAATTGATGATCAATTAATTGGACCTTTATTTGCGGAAGCTGGGGGATTCGAACCCCCGGAACGGTTACCCGTTCGGCAGTTTAGCAAACTGCTGGTTTCAGCCACTCACCCAAACTTCCCTGGGCATGTGCTTTCTTTCAATTGCGATGCGAAGATAGATAGATATTTTGAACTACGCAAATCTTTTTTAATCATTTTTTCAACAAAGCCATGGCATAATCTGTAATATTCTAAAAATCAACGGTTAAATAATTCGAAGGTAAATTTGAATCCTACCTCTCTAAAACTAGTTTTAGCATAACTCACAAAGATTCCCGCATCAAAAACATGTGTGCCTATTCCATAGCCAAATTCCAAATAAGGGTTAAGATGGGGAACACTTAGAGCACTGAAATAAATACGTTCATTGATAACAGGACAGGTGTATTTGTTTAAATGACGTAGCAACAGAAAAGGTGACTGGTAGGTAAAATGCGCGCGGGCATAACTATTTGAAGAGTTATACCACCGTCCATCAAGCAGCTGAAAAACACCGCCAATATCATCATTCCATCCTACCGGAAGGTTATTCTTCGACCAATTAACATAATCTACAAAATAGAGTTCATGTGCATTTGTAAAAGCACCAGTACCAACTCTGTAATATATATCACGCAATAAACCAAGCTTAATATGGTGTTGCATATCAAACTCAATTCTTTCATATTGCCCGGTACTTTTCATCACCCCTTTAAATCCTCGTTCGTAATCTAAGGAGAAAGTTGGATAATTAGAATACAGATTAATTTTCCGTTTTCCTTTCATATAATAGAATTGCCCCGGAGTCCATTCTAATTGCAAACGGGGTGCAAAACTAATATACCTGGATTTAAGCCCATCAAGTAAGTCCTCCGTTTGTGGCATAGACATACTACGAAGAGGAACTATTTTTAATGGTTCCACAGCGTCTCTTTGGTGTATTGTGACACCTGCTCTGATAAATAATCCGTTTGCAACTTCCACACTATGATTCAAGTCTATAAATAAATCTTTAAAATAGTCGAGGTGTACATCATTAAAATTAAATAAGCTATCGGGAATCTCTTTAATTTTGTCAACCACTTTACTACTATATATGCGGTTGCCATTACCAAAACTTAAATGAATGGATGCTCGTTTTGCAGGCCAGTAATCATAATCAGAATTAATACTCCAGTATAATTCGTTACGTTTAAAGTTATAACCAACTTTAGGAACCACATGTAGCAAACGGTCATCTGCAAAAAGCCTGTTATACTTAAATTCTTGCCGGTAAGAAAGTCCATCGTTATGACTATACCCCATCAAAAAAGGATTAATAATTGGCGAGCATCTCACACTTCCCAGGGAAGACATATTAACAGTGTAACTGCTCAGTAAAAAGTCTCCCATCTGTCCCCAGAAAGTAAGGTCACGAGGCTTTTTCTTTTCAACATAAAAAGAGTCACGATAAGTAGCATAATCACGGTATAATAATTTTTCCGCATCATTTAATGGCAAGGGTCTTATTCGTGAGAAGCTTGCGCTGTCAGTAATGCAAGAATCCTTTTCACAACTAAGAGAAAAAGACTCCGAAATATCATAATGATGCTTTTTTGTTTTAAGTTGTCCCAAATCCGCCAACCGAATATCCTTATATTTCAGATTTGCTGTGTAGTTTATATCTATAACATTTCCTAGCAGTTTGATATAAAGATTGGTTGCAAACCTTACCGGAAGGTATTCTTCATTACCATTCTCTCCCATCCATATCCTTACATTATAGCTCATATATTCAGATTTCCCTTGCAGGTTAAGTTCACTCACTTTCCATGCTAAATCACTAACAGTCATAGTTCCGCTTACTAGTTGATAACTGTTATTTTTAGGTATAATCATAATCGTATATTCTACACTTCCGTTAGGTAAGAAAGAAGACTTTATTATTCTATATTTATAATATTTTCTGGCGTTAGAAGCTAAAGGCGAAACAACTTTATTATACAATAAAGATGAAGAATAGATGTTTATGTGAAAGAAAGGCAATATGATATTAGAAGGTTCATGAAGACGAAGACTATTTCCACTAAGCGCTTTTACTTTCTGATTATAGATATTTGGGGCAGAAAAATGAAGTTCATTTATTGATTCAGTAATACTGTTCTTAACTTTTTTATCACTTCTTAATGTAAAGGGAGCAAAATGGAGCAGAAAATTTTTCTTTTTTATCTGCATACTTCTCTTTACATACAGGTCAGCATCGTAGCTTTCGATTATCTTTTCATATTTGGATGAGTAAAACATAATATTACTGAGAATGGAATCCACCAGTAAATGACGGTCTTTCATTCCAATGCTTCCCTCCGTAGCCAAAGCAATATGGGGAACGGAGGTAAGAAAGCAAACGAATAGTAATATTTGTATTATATAATGCTTCAATTAATCTCCTAACTGTATCGAACAGTTACAAATATAGTGATTTTCAGCAATTAAGCAATCAAAATGCATATTCAATTTTATCTTTTTAGATATTAATTAAAAGAGCCATTATAAACTCAAAATCCATTCATATTAAAGAGAACAAAAAGGCACAACATAGAAAAAGATATTAATGATTAACATAGCCAATGCACTGATTACATAAACTGTTATTTTTTTTAAGAGTGGTGAAACATTTTTCAGTCCTTGTACAAAACAATTAATTCTTCTGTACAGAGGTATTAATTGTTTTGTACAGAAGATTGCATTCTTTTGTACAAGATAAAAGAATTTATATTCCTATAATAAGAAAAACGCAAAAGAACCTTACATAAATATCGGATTTTGTTTCTCTCTAAAATTACAAATTTCCTCTTAAATATTCATTTATTAATTTTTTCTTTATATATTTGTGCTTTATAACACGGTTATGTAACACATACTATGATTAAGAAAAAATTGTCAGAAATAGTAATTTCAGAACACATTGCTGATATGTGGTATCCTTTGACTGATGAACAAAGGGAATTCTTAATGAGTAATTTTACTATTCAAAGTTACAAAAAGAATGAGGTAATCTACTGCGAAGGAGAGAGCCCAGCTTACCTCATGTGCCTTCTTAGCGGAAAAGTAAAGATATACAAAGATGGTGTAGGAGGAAGAAGCCAGATTATCAGAATGATTAAACCGGTAGAATATTTTGGATACCGCGCTTATTTTGCCAAAGAAGAATATCTCACAGCAGCGGCAGCCTTCGAATCTTCCACAATCTGTCTTATTCCAATGGAAACCATTATGACTCTTATTAGTCAGAATAATGAACTGGCGATGTTCTTTATCCGTCAGCTATCCATTGATCTTGGTATTGCAGATGAAAGAACCGTGAACCTTACTCAAAAACATATCCGTGGACGTCTTGCCGAATCTTTGCTTTTTCTGAAAGATAGCTATGGGCTGGAAGAAGATAATTCCACGCTGAGTATTTATCTATCACGTGAAGACCTGGCCAATCTATCAAACATGACCACTTCCAATGCAATCAGGACCCTTTCCAACTTCTCCAATGAACGTTTGATCACTATTGACGGACGAAAAATAAAGATCATTGATGAGGAAAAGTTGAAAAAGATCAGTAAAATAGGCTAATTGGTTAAATCACTTAATAGCTTCCCTTATACGAACTAACTTGGTAAGAAGCCCTTCAAGGAGGTCTAATTGCAGCATATTTGCTCCGTCGCTCTTAGCTACGGCAGGATTTTCATGTGTTTCAATAAACAAACCATCCACTCCTACTGCCACACCCGCCTTGGCTACTGTTTCAATAAGCTGAGGCATGCCACCTGTTACTCCACTTGTTTGGTTAGGTTGTTGCAGAGAGTGAGTCACATCCAGAATGACAGGGAATCCAAACTTTTGCATTTCGGGAATACCACGGTAATCAACTATTAAATCCTGATAACCAAAAGTGGTTCCTCGTTCAGTAAGCATCACATTATTATTACCAGCTTCCACCACTTTATTAGCAGCAAACTGCATTGCTCCCGGAGATAAGAACTGACCTTTTTTAATATTCACAATCTTTCCTGTTTTAGCAGCAGCTACCAACAAGTCTGTCTGGCGACAAAGGAAAGCGGGAATCTGAAGTACATCTGCATATTCCGCAGCCATTGCAGCCTCTTCTGCAGAATGGATATCTGTAACAGTAGGTACACCAAATGTATCACTTACCTTCTTCAATATCTTCAAAGCCTTTTCA
This genomic interval carries:
- the kdsA gene encoding 3-deoxy-8-phosphooctulonate synthase; the protein is MKDLKNTESGNFFLLAGPCVIEGEEMALRIAERVVKMTDQLRIPYVFKGSYRKANRSRLDSFMGIGDEKALKILKKVSDTFGVPTVTDIHSAEEAAMAAEYADVLQIPAFLCRQTDLLVAAAKTGKIVNIKKGQFLSPGAMQFAANKVVEAGNNNVMLTERGTTFGYQDLIVDYRGIPEMQKFGFPVILDVTHSLQQPNQTSGVTGGMPQLIETVAKAGVAVGVDGLFIETHENPAVAKSDGANMLQLDLLEGLLTKLVRIREAIK
- a CDS encoding alpha/beta hydrolase fold domain-containing protein, with amino-acid sequence MMKNRLFICMSILFLFSGITLFGQEKQPRFTVMGLGDSITEGGSTFSSYLYPLWEKLFSAGYEFDFVGPRESACRIGKLAHCGFGGKNVEFLESITDSIYRKYPSDFVLIHAGHNHFEEEKPITGMIKAYQSIIRKLIAINPKVCILLAKVIPSGKLPKYSYIPELNRAIEVLVDSMQSKQIILVDQYETFDWQKMAIQDYVHPNELGREQMASVWFESLRHQLKEPPLKFKVELCSYKAISIGDSLKAHIFRPKKDGVHAAILYFFAGGWTVGSPLQFYRECSHYAARGMVAISFDYRISYLYHNTREDAFQDAKDAVRWVREHAKKLGIDPNRIVVAGASAGGGLATMLGCIGKDSAEKISRPNSLVLYYPVVSYLTKMLHPDMPPMLYIIGSKDEFTPRNKALEFCEKVRSYGNICEFHLFENCHHPIFYYRKPLTNYYDDILSITDKYLKINKYF
- a CDS encoding DUF5686 family protein; the protein is MKDRHLLVDSILSNIMFYSSKYEKIIESYDADLYVKRSMQIKKKNFLLHFAPFTLRSDKKVKNSITESINELHFSAPNIYNQKVKALSGNSLRLHEPSNIILPFFHINIYSSSLLYNKVVSPLASNARKYYKYRIIKSSFLPNGSVEYTIMIIPKNNSYQLVSGTMTVSDLAWKVSELNLQGKSEYMSYNVRIWMGENGNEEYLPVRFATNLYIKLLGNVIDINYTANLKYKDIRLADLGQLKTKKHHYDISESFSLSCEKDSCITDSASFSRIRPLPLNDAEKLLYRDYATYRDSFYVEKKKPRDLTFWGQMGDFLLSSYTVNMSSLGSVRCSPIINPFLMGYSHNDGLSYRQEFKYNRLFADDRLLHVVPKVGYNFKRNELYWSINSDYDYWPAKRASIHLSFGNGNRIYSSKVVDKIKEIPDSLFNFNDVHLDYFKDLFIDLNHSVEVANGLFIRAGVTIHQRDAVEPLKIVPLRSMSMPQTEDLLDGLKSRYISFAPRLQLEWTPGQFYYMKGKRKINLYSNYPTFSLDYERGFKGVMKSTGQYERIEFDMQHHIKLGLLRDIYYRVGTGAFTNAHELYFVDYVNWSKNNLPVGWNDDIGGVFQLLDGRWYNSSNSYARAHFTYQSPFLLLRHLNKYTCPVINERIYFSALSVPHLNPYLEFGYGIGTHVFDAGIFVSYAKTSFREVGFKFTFELFNR
- a CDS encoding FecR domain-containing protein produces the protein MDKNIKDYKYGESVEDAKLKSFIDNSTQINVDISSIKHKAFRKIREEERRRKHRRLLVLSISVAACLVLVIGIKLGYMDENINDIGISLTSQVKSQNGIYQEELVVPRGEKMTLLLTDGTKIVANSRTIVRYPKVFKGSTREIYIKGEAYFDVAHDAEHPFIVNSDNFNVKVLGTKFNVSNYDAAESHVVLVQGAVELNTANHDRVRMKPNELVDVKDGGFTQKKEVNTDEYTCWMDGMINLDGECIRSLAKRLSHYYGVTIECENDISSNKLYGKLVLEDSVTKVLSTIREMTGIKMLVNGNTIRLVRK
- a CDS encoding DUF4832 domain-containing protein, which gives rise to MKIHTFLRFVTIILLVNVWGIMQAQSVKVQITPDTVSVLKNPLSGWVIYLGRTWDENFWEKQGYDSMPINEGDSIVCVSDFAGTCYIRTNWNMLEPEEGKYVWNDPQSRISKLFASVQKRNMRLAFRINVDSRDQGQNTPLYVKEAGAKGFQDSGNPKVWSPYPDDVIFQQKYEKFLQAFASAFDDPDKVDFIDAYGLGKWGEAHGVKYQDYSNKVKVFDWITDAYARVFKHVPLVINYHRLVGDTISWTKPHVDSKRMLESAIAKGYSIRHDAFGMTGYYQDWEKDFAKKWRFRRPIIMEGGWITGGQHRYWIDPCGEYRQNHSRDVRRGEYIESKNAHVNMMDFRIGDEVRSWFGTSFDLVQDFVKKGGYRLYPVEVIIAKTAKMGQMITVHHQWRNLGFGYCPTNIPQWNQKYKVCIALMDKNRKVVKKEVVEDSDLSTWVVGHDGQYSTTFNLKGLGKGTYTWLIGLVDTTKNNEPGLEMAVPKKQQQAGWLKVETLRIK
- a CDS encoding RNA polymerase sigma-70 factor, coding for MEDQERELLLISKGNELAFNSFMNRHSKSMYYHAFGILSNNEMSEEVVSDVFLEVWKSRKTLIEIENITSWLNTVVYRKSISYLRKEMKRNKDMSFDELENFSFPIMESPMDDLISNEEMEGLNTAIESLPPKCKHVFFLAKIEKIPYAEIANMLQISLATVNYHISFAMNVLKKKLVQG
- a CDS encoding transposase, whose amino-acid sequence is MSYDDLLRFILPDGLFDYFELVDFKPGDEKVHIHFDEQNILPEEYSTDKLESKGFYEEIKMYDFPIRGRSCILHIRRRRWYNHTQEKLVTRNWELVAQGTRISEEFASFLKAMDRLSRH
- a CDS encoding Crp/Fnr family transcriptional regulator, whose protein sequence is MIKKKLSEIVISEHIADMWYPLTDEQREFLMSNFTIQSYKKNEVIYCEGESPAYLMCLLSGKVKIYKDGVGGRSQIIRMIKPVEYFGYRAYFAKEEYLTAAAAFESSTICLIPMETIMTLISQNNELAMFFIRQLSIDLGIADERTVNLTQKHIRGRLAESLLFLKDSYGLEEDNSTLSIYLSREDLANLSNMTTSNAIRTLSNFSNERLITIDGRKIKIIDEEKLKKISKIG
- a CDS encoding transposase, whose amino-acid sequence is MHYGLDEKQLEAQYKNHLSNFKSWNQQEHAHDWVLFPENIGSQISIDETSLSQGELYTIVTNKSGKGRKGSLIAMVKGTDVETVCAVLMRLSRRIRWKVREVTLDMASNMEKIIHRCFPPARQVTDRFHVQKLAYEAVQEMRIKHRWNAIDNESNALALAKAKGESFRQVIFENGDTCKQLLARSRYLLFKKESLWGPSQRTRAAILFREYPDIKKAYYLSQQLGLIYHQCYQKEVALTRLARWYDQVDNSGFLSFGTVARSIQTHYANIINYFENRATNASAESFNAKIKAFRTALRGVRDIKFFIFRICNIFA